A window from Pseudooceanicola algae encodes these proteins:
- the pcaD gene encoding 3-oxoadipate enol-lactonase, which yields MKIAALDQLKIHYTDEGDPEGAPIVFANSLGTDLRLWDKLVPMLPPGLRIIRYDKRGHGLTEATPSPYSMGTLVRDAEALLDHLKVRDALFVGLSIGGMIGQGLAIKRLDLVRGLVISNSAAKIGMPDMWNARIRTTLEDGIAGMADGVLERWFAPAFRAGAELEAWRNMLIRQDPQGYAGCCAAISGTDFYTPTSGLRLPVLGIAGDRDGSTPPDLVRETIDLVPGSRFELMRGVGHLPCVEDPETYARILTTFIKETGHV from the coding sequence ATGAAGATCGCCGCGCTTGACCAGCTGAAGATCCATTACACCGACGAAGGCGACCCCGAAGGCGCGCCCATCGTCTTTGCCAATTCGCTCGGCACCGACCTGCGCCTGTGGGACAAGCTGGTGCCGATGCTGCCGCCGGGGCTGCGCATCATCCGCTACGACAAACGCGGCCATGGGCTGACCGAAGCGACGCCATCGCCTTATTCCATGGGCACGCTGGTGCGCGATGCCGAGGCGTTGCTGGATCACCTGAAGGTGCGTGATGCCCTGTTCGTCGGCCTGTCCATCGGCGGCATGATCGGCCAGGGGCTGGCGATCAAGCGGCTGGATCTGGTGCGTGGGCTGGTGATTTCCAATTCCGCCGCCAAGATCGGGATGCCGGACATGTGGAACGCCCGCATCCGCACCACGCTTGAGGACGGCATCGCCGGCATGGCCGATGGCGTGCTGGAGCGCTGGTTCGCCCCCGCCTTCCGCGCCGGGGCAGAGCTTGAGGCCTGGCGCAACATGCTGATCCGGCAGGACCCTCAGGGCTACGCGGGCTGCTGCGCGGCGATCTCGGGGACGGATTTCTACACGCCGACCAGCGGGCTGCGCCTGCCGGTGCTGGGCATCGCCGGGGATCGCGACGGCTCCACCCCGCCGGACCTCGTGCGCGAGACCATCGACCTGGTACCGGGATCGCGGTTCGAACTGATGCGCGGCGTGGGCCACCTGCCCTGCGTGGAGGATCCCGAAACCTACGCCCGCATTCTGACCACTTTCATCAAGGAGACAGGCCATGTCTGA
- the pcaH gene encoding protocatechuate 3,4-dioxygenase subunit beta has protein sequence MTTDLGPLIPRNRDAHPPAFDTGYKTSVSRSPKWPLLSMESTPSEETGPRFGHSVLGEHDNNLITNWTQGKELAVGERILVHGRVLDENARPVPHTLVEVWQANAGGRYRHKKDAYFAPLDPNFGGCGRTITDEDGYYEFLTVRPGAYPWMNRGNDWRPMHIHFSVFGHSFGQRLITQMYFEGDPLIDICPIVKTVKDRSQIEGLVAALDLSKARPMDFLAYKFDIVLRGRRQTRFENKLEGM, from the coding sequence ATGACCACGGATCTCGGCCCCCTGATCCCCCGCAACCGGGACGCCCATCCGCCCGCCTTCGACACCGGGTACAAGACCTCGGTGTCGCGCAGCCCCAAATGGCCGCTGCTGTCGATGGAAAGCACCCCTTCGGAAGAAACCGGCCCGCGCTTCGGTCATTCGGTCCTGGGCGAACATGACAACAACCTGATCACCAACTGGACGCAGGGCAAGGAACTGGCCGTCGGCGAACGCATCCTTGTGCACGGCCGCGTGCTGGACGAGAACGCCCGCCCCGTCCCCCATACCCTGGTCGAGGTCTGGCAGGCCAATGCCGGCGGGCGCTACCGTCACAAGAAGGACGCGTACTTCGCCCCCCTCGATCCCAATTTTGGCGGCTGCGGGCGCACCATCACCGACGAGGACGGCTATTACGAATTCCTGACCGTGCGGCCCGGCGCCTACCCATGGATGAACCGGGGCAATGACTGGCGGCCCATGCATATCCACTTTTCCGTCTTCGGGCACAGCTTTGGCCAGCGCCTGATCACCCAGATGTATTTCGAAGGCGATCCGCTGATCGACATCTGCCCGATCGTGAAGACGGTCAAGGACCGCAGCCAGATCGAAGGCCTTGTCGCCGCGCTGGATCTGTCCAAGGCAAGGCCGATGGATTTCCTGGCCTACAAGTTCGACATCGTGCTGCGGGGCCGTCGCCAGACGCGCTTTGAAAACAAGCTGGAAGGGATGTGA
- the pcaC gene encoding 4-carboxymuconolactone decarboxylase, protein MSETFDKGMQVRRSVLGDAHVDRAEAGKTDFDDPFQTLITEGAWGTVWASDGISRRERSMLTLALLAATGNFEEIPMHIRATANTGATKQDVQEAFQHVAIYAGVPKANHALKLAKATYAEMEEDAE, encoded by the coding sequence ATGTCTGAGACCTTCGACAAGGGCATGCAGGTCCGTCGATCCGTTCTGGGGGACGCCCATGTGGATCGCGCCGAAGCGGGCAAGACCGACTTCGACGACCCCTTTCAGACGCTGATCACCGAAGGCGCCTGGGGCACGGTCTGGGCCAGCGACGGGATCAGCCGCCGCGAACGGTCGATGCTGACCCTCGCCCTGCTGGCCGCCACCGGGAATTTCGAGGAAATCCCGATGCATATCCGCGCCACGGCGAACACGGGCGCGACGAAACAGGACGTGCAGGAAGCCTTCCAGCATGTCGCCATCTATGCCGGTGTGCCCAAGGCGAACCACGCGCTGAAGCTTGCCAAGGCCACCTACGCCGAAATGGAAGAGGACGCAGAATGA